Proteins from one Flavobacterium branchiarum genomic window:
- a CDS encoding RNA methyltransferase: protein MNDNFINEYFGIGIQNGKTPENLGVLWRSAQNLGATFIFTIGNRYAKQASDTHDAVKAIPYFHYDTFEAFFENLPKGARLVGVELDDKASDLETFEHPRRCVYLLGAEDHGLSRKVMDKCHNLVKFKSEKSLNVAVAGTIIMYDRNLSKPRS from the coding sequence ATGAATGATAACTTTATAAATGAATATTTTGGGATAGGAATTCAAAACGGAAAAACGCCTGAGAATTTAGGTGTTTTGTGGCGATCTGCTCAAAACTTAGGGGCTACTTTTATATTTACAATAGGTAATAGATATGCCAAACAAGCTAGTGATACTCATGATGCAGTAAAAGCAATACCTTATTTTCATTATGATACTTTTGAAGCTTTCTTTGAAAACTTGCCTAAAGGAGCGCGATTGGTCGGAGTCGAATTAGACGATAAAGCATCCGATTTAGAAACTTTTGAACACCCAAGACGTTGCGTTTATTTATTAGGAGCAGAAGATCATGGCTTATCAAGAAAGGTAATGGATAAATGCCATAATCTAGTTAAATTTAAATCAGAGAAAAGCTTAAACGTGGCCGTGGCAGGAACTATTATTATGTATGACCGGAACTTGTCTAAACCACGCTCTTAA